A region from the Ctenopharyngodon idella isolate HZGC_01 chromosome 13, HZGC01, whole genome shotgun sequence genome encodes:
- the zmp:0000000662 gene encoding RING finger protein 145 — protein MPRLEEVANVVLRVPSILVLDMLYKCDIDSFTDHLKARTEDMLFKYKYVLWNIYYLGHVVSVVVLLLPLGHIIQLYLHVLCALLLYMAHQIVRDYVRGEAQYGYGGAVFLDSPALNRFVTALTSQIIISTLCAFLMRTRRLWLFSAHLLPLLARVFSVPLDWLLTLSSVSMMITAAEVAVFLLVNLFVPYRLARATYREIMEIEVTELYRLMAVGVSLWHGFAVPVLFSVFWFVLFGVQLITNFGTTIQQGPLLYLLTSVSECCASPYSLLGLTFVVSYTALGLLSLCKFYLGGFNALQNHNVMHRGVTEGVTLLLLALQTGLLDMAALQRCFLLFIILFIVLTSTLQSMSEITEPVVLGLGASRNRCVWKHLRGLSMCGFLLLFPGFMAYKISQFFNMDFWLLILVSSCMLTSLQVTGTLLIYSLFMVEVWRGAALPGLDEIVYYVNGVCRVLEFAVAVCVVAYGAWESLWGEWSWMGASVIIIHSYCNVWLRAQAGWRSFLLRQEAARKINVLPRANAEQLRDHNDVCAICFQDMTSAVITYCGHFFHGNCLRKWLYVQETCPMCHTSIKPSSNPTAHPNPPPSEQQEEEQEEQGSQGDDDVCPPESDRKYSNSQSPQHLHCGANGDSQSVDNPVPSCSSDGDLQELREAD, from the exons ATGCCACGACTAGAAGAGGTCGCGAATGTTGTGCTCAGGGTGCCCAGTATTCTGGTGCTGGACATGCTGTACAAATGTGACATTGACAGCTTCACGGATCATCTCAAAGCCAGGACTGAAGACATGCTCTTCAAGTACAAATATGTCCTCTGGAACATATATTACTTGG GTCATGTGGTGAGTGTTGTGGTGCTGCTGCTGCCGCTCGGACACATTATCCAGCTCTACCTGCATGTTCTCTGTGCCCTGCTGCTCTACATGGCTCATCAGATTGTCAG AGATTATGTGAGAGGTGAAGCTCAGTATGGGTATGGTGGTGCGGTCTTTCTGGACTCTCCAGCGCTGAACCGTTTTGTGACGGCACTCACCA GTCAGATAATAATCAGTACGCTGTGTGCGTTCCTCATGCGGACTCGACGTCTGTGGCTGTTCTCGGCACACTTGCTCCCTCTTCTGGCACGTGTGTTTTCTGTCCCTCTGGACTGGCTCCTCACGCTCTCCTCAGTGTCCATGATGATCACAGCGGCCGAGGTGGCCGTCTTTCTCCTCGTCAACCTCTTTGTGCCGTACAGACTGGCCAGAGCCACTTACAGAGAAATCATGGAAATAGAG GTGACGGAGTTATACAGACTGATGGCCGTCGGCGTGTCTCTCTGGCATGGCTTCGCTGTGCCCGTGTTGTTTAGTGTCTTCTGGTTTGTGCTGTTCGGAGTGCAACTTATCACCAATTTTGGCACTACCATCCAGCAGGGGCCGCTGCTCTACCTCCTGACCAG tgTATCCGAATGCTGTGCTAGCCCATACTCCCTGCTCGGCCTGACGTTTGTGGTGTCTTATACGGCTCTGGGACTCCTGAGTCTCTGTAAGTTCTACCTCGGAGGATTCAACGCTCTCCAGAACCATAATGTCATGCACAG GGGCGTGACCGAGGGCGTGACCCTGCTGCTGCTGGCCCTGCAGACCGGGCTGTTGGACATGGCCGCTCTACAGCGCTGCTTTCTGCTCTTCATCATCCTCTTCATCGTTCTCACATCTACTTTACAGAGCATGAGTGAGATCACAGAGCCGGTCGTGTTGGGGCTCGGAGCCAGTAGAAACAG GTGTGTGTGGAAGCACTTGCGTGGTTTATCCATGTGTGGGTTTCTGCTGCTCTTTCCGGGATTCATGGCCTATAAGATCTCCCAGTTCTTCAACATGGACTTCTGGCTGCTGATCTTGGTGTCTAGCTGTATGCTCACTTCACTGCAG GTGACCGGCACTCTGCTGATCTACAGCCTGTTCATGGTGGAGGTGTGGCGCGGCGCGGCCCTGCCCGGTTTGGATGAGATCGTTTACTACGTGAACGGAGTGTGTCGAGTGCTGGAGTTTGCGGTGGCCGTGTGTGTGGTGGCGTACGGAGCGTGGGAGTCGCTGTGGGGAGAGTGGAGCTGGATGGGAGCGTCGGTCATTATCATCCACTCCTACTGCAACGTGTGGCTACGTGCCCAGGCCGGCTGGAGAAGCTTCCTGCTTAGACAGGAAGCTGCTCGAAAAATCAACGTATTGCCACGGGCCAATGCAGAGCAGCTGCGGGATCACAATGATGTCTGTGCCATCTGCTTCCAG GACATGACATCAGCGGTAATAACATACTGTGGTCATTTCTTCCATGGCAACTGTTTGAGAAAGTGGCTTTATGTGCAAGAGACATGCCCCATGTGTCACACCTCCATCAAACCCTCCTCCAATCCGACGGCACACCCAAACCCACCTCCATCAGAGCAACAGGAGGAGGAGCAGGAGGAGCAGGGATCACAGGGAGATGATGATGTTTGCCCTCCAGAGTCTGACAGGAAATACTCTAACTCCCAGAGTCCCCAACACTTGCACTGCGGTGCGAATGGTGATTCCCAAAGCGTGGACAATCCTGTACCGAGCTGCTCATCAGATGGGGATTTGCAGGAGCTTCGGGAAGCGGACTGA
- the ube2d3 gene encoding ubiquitin-conjugating enzyme E2 D3 isoform X2, with the protein MALKRIQKELTDLARDPPAQCSAGPVGDDVFHWQATIMGPNESPYQGGVFFLTIHFPTDYPFKPPKVAFTTRIYHPNINSNGSICLDILRSQWSPALTISKVLLSICSLLCDPNPDDPLVPEIARIYKTDTEKYNRIAREWTQKYAM; encoded by the exons ATGGCGCTTAAACGAATCCAAAAG GAACTGACTGATTTGGCACGTGATCCTCCTGCTCAGTGTTCAGCAGGTCCAGTGGGGGATGATG TGTTCCACTGGCAGGCGACAATCATGGGGCCG AATGAAAGTCCATATCAGGGTGGTGTTTTTTTCCTAACCATACACTTCCCAACAGATTACCCCTTTAAACCACCAAAG gtTGCTTTTACTACAAGAATCTACCATCCTAACATAAACAGCAATGGCAGCATCTGTCTGGATATCCTCAGGTCCCAGTGGTCACCTGCACTCACTATTTCTAAAG TTCTCCTGTCCATCTGCTCACTCTTATGTGACCCCAATCCAGACGACCCTCTTGTGCCAGAGATTGCCAGAATCTATAAAACAGACACAGAGAA ATACAACAGAATAGCGCGGGAATGGACTCAGAAATATGCCATGTGA
- the ube2d3 gene encoding ubiquitin-conjugating enzyme E2 D3 isoform X1, whose translation MALKRIQKELTDLARDPPAQCSAGPVGDDVFHWQATIMGPNESPYQGGVFFLTIHFPTDYPFKPPKVAFTTRIYHPNINSNGSICLDILRSQWSPALTISKVLLSICSLLCDPNPDDPLVPEIARIYKTDTEKYNRMAKEWTEKYAML comes from the exons ATGGCGCTTAAACGAATCCAAAAG GAACTGACTGATTTGGCACGTGATCCTCCTGCTCAGTGTTCAGCAGGTCCAGTGGGGGATGATG TGTTCCACTGGCAGGCGACAATCATGGGGCCG AATGAAAGTCCATATCAGGGTGGTGTTTTTTTCCTAACCATACACTTCCCAACAGATTACCCCTTTAAACCACCAAAG gtTGCTTTTACTACAAGAATCTACCATCCTAACATAAACAGCAATGGCAGCATCTGTCTGGATATCCTCAGGTCCCAGTGGTCACCTGCACTCACTATTTCTAAAG TTCTCCTGTCCATCTGCTCACTCTTATGTGACCCCAATCCAGACGACCCTCTTGTGCCAGAGATTGCCAGAATCTATAAAACAGACACAGAGAA GTATAATAGAATGGCAAAGGAATGGACAGAGAAATATGCCATGCTGTAG